A genomic stretch from Candidatus Deferrimicrobiaceae bacterium includes:
- a CDS encoding HEPN domain-containing protein — protein MQVVGEWTAKAENDLKTATHTLTLGEECPTDTVCFHAQQCIEKSIKAYLASRNIDSPKTHDLGRLLSLMPKNVRPKLSVPEQRRFTVYATEARYPGDFEEISLTEARRAVALARRVRNEIGKHLPKERKKRGE, from the coding sequence ATGCAAGTCGTTGGCGAATGGACGGCCAAAGCGGAAAACGACCTGAAGACCGCAACCCACACGCTGACCTTGGGCGAAGAATGCCCGACGGATACGGTATGTTTCCATGCGCAACAGTGCATCGAGAAGTCGATCAAGGCGTATCTTGCTTCGAGGAACATTGATTCCCCGAAGACCCATGATCTGGGCCGGCTCCTTTCGCTGATGCCGAAAAACGTCCGGCCGAAGCTCTCGGTTCCGGAGCAGCGCAGGTTCACTGTCTACGCGACGGAGGCGCGCTACCCGGGCGATTTCGAGGAGATCTCTCTGACCGAGGCGCGACGGGCGGTCGCCCTCGCTCGACGCGTACGCAACGAGATCGGCAAACACTTGCCTAAGGAAAGGAAGAAAAGAGGGGAGTGA
- a CDS encoding transposase, translating to MRVGLYMVRGPAATGRLRADPAQEPKVRYLAKGTVPDHGEERVSSGHRDYDSLEWIARLTSHIPDRGTQLVHYYGAYSNAHRGIAHKREAFIEVPPEYEPSDPPRPDSAWLAARRKSWARLILRVYEVDPLLCSCGKRMRVVGFITQAPVIRKILDHIGRRFDPLKLPGRSPPLLDDFCPDPFPRTFGPQ from the coding sequence TTGCGCGTCGGGCTCTACATGGTCCGGGGACCCGCCGCAACCGGCCGACTCCGCGCCGATCCTGCCCAGGAACCCAAGGTGCGATACCTCGCCAAGGGAACCGTCCCCGATCACGGGGAAGAGAGGGTGTCGTCCGGCCACCGGGACTACGACTCCCTGGAGTGGATCGCCCGGCTGACTTCCCACATCCCCGACCGGGGAACCCAGCTCGTCCATTACTACGGGGCCTACTCGAATGCTCATCGCGGAATCGCACACAAACGCGAGGCTTTCATCGAGGTCCCACCGGAGTATGAGCCGTCCGATCCTCCGCGACCTGACAGTGCCTGGCTTGCGGCCCGCCGGAAATCGTGGGCGCGTCTCATCCTGCGTGTCTACGAGGTCGACCCCCTCCTGTGCTCTTGCGGCAAGCGGATGCGCGTCGTGGGCTTCATCACCCAGGCCCCTGTCATCCGAAAGATACTCGACCACATCGGGCGACGCTTCGACCCCCTGAAACTTCCGGGGCGGTCGCCGCCGCTGTTGGATGATTTCTGCCCCGACCCGTTCCCAAGGACTTTCGGACCGCAGTAA
- a CDS encoding nucleotidyltransferase domain-containing protein: MKASGVQRKIDTMVRRIVKRFGPERIVLFGSHARGDAGPDSDVDLLVVMPVRGSKRNKAIEIAVALDDIRIPKDIIVTTPDEFAWRKEIAGTIEKPAAREGKVVYARP, from the coding sequence ATGAAGGCGTCCGGTGTCCAGCGGAAGATCGACACCATGGTACGGCGGATCGTCAAACGGTTCGGACCGGAACGGATCGTACTGTTCGGGTCGCACGCCCGGGGAGATGCCGGGCCTGATAGCGACGTGGATCTTCTGGTCGTCATGCCGGTGCGGGGGTCAAAGCGGAACAAGGCAATCGAGATCGCGGTGGCGCTGGACGACATTCGGATTCCGAAGGATATCATCGTGACGACGCCTGACGAGTTTGCCTGGCGGAAGGAGATCGCAGGAACGATCGAAAAGCCCGCTGCACGGGAAGGGAAAGTGGTGTATGCCAGACCGTGA